The genomic interval aaaaaatccttttaaacttatttattcatTAAAAGAATGCTATGCATATGCATAGAcatccaataaaaacacaaattaaatgtaataaataaaaaatttcaatattccaaaataatgaaaataaaaaatttcattaaTGTAATGTTGTTTTCACACCCAGTTAAAACTATAGCATTGAAGATATTCACCAACCTTATTTCATTAATGTAATGTTGTTTTCAATATTCATAAGGCGTCCTTACTCAATGTAACCTCTGGCACCATCACCTTCTCGGCCTCCCCTGATTTCTTTTCGGGAACATATAtgactttctctttctctttctctttctctttctccgtGCCGAGGATCGCTTTGTTCGTGCCATCTAATAACAACTTTTTGAAACATCAAATCACATCATTGTATTCCTCCCTGTTTTGCCAAAACTTATCGTAGAAGCTACCAATTGAAGTTTACTGGCACGCATGGACGGATCTAGGATTTTAAGTTTGAGGAAGGAGCGTATATTAAGTgacgaaaataattattatatattatattcaaAGGTCACACGACCGAAACTGTGAGAGATGAGGAGGAAGGTGCCGACGAGAAGGTGGATAGAGCTGATGACAGAGTCGGAGAGGTACTGACTACCAGAAGCGAAGAACTCGATGCACACGGTTCACACGTGGACGGTAGGTAAAATTATAGTTTATAGGATCGTATTCCTATGCAAGATCGATTTAGAGTTAGAATCGAATCAGTCAGGATTAGataatagaaaaatatttaaaacttaatttagtaTTTGATTGgaggatcaaattaattaataaaaattaaattaatttgatatttaattaaaattctttctaaaataaattaaataatattattaatgataataataaattgataatatatgtaatatataaatataatttatttatattttttaaaatttaaagtaaatttatatatatagtaaTAATTCGTTTAGGGTAAAGAAGTATATATAAATTCTcgtatttaattaatcaattttaaattcATTAACTGTTTCTTAGCTCCCTTCAATTAAAAATCTATTCATGTATCGTAGCACCCTTTAATTAAAACCAATTCACTATATCGTACCTCTCTCACCTGGCCGTTCGCCACCGTTGATCTTTGCCACCGCTCCTCCCTCGCCTAAGTCCCTGTCGCCCCCTCACTGGCCCTCCCTCGCTTGCTCCCTCGCTTGAGAAACTAGCGGCGACGCCTTCCCAACTTCCTCTCTTCCCTGAGTCTTTTGTCGCTGTTATTCCCTCGCCTTCCCCTCTTCCCCAATTTCCTCTCTCTCACATGGGGACTGGGGGCCGTCGCCCCACCCTCACAGTCCCCATATAAATCCACCTTTGGGCATGACATCAAAGTTCCAGAATTAAAAGTTGGACAATATTAAATGGTTAGAATTCGGTCAACTAAAATTCACTTCGTAAATTattattaaagatattttaaaaaatatcatgatATCCGGCTGTCAAATGGCAAATGTATGCATGATTATTTGCATTGATTTATCTATCTCTTAATTAGTTTTGGGAAGCTAAAATAGAACTAATTTAgatctttttttaattaaaaagtaAAGCTTTGGAATTTATGACCTAGTAACCGATACAAATAGGAATTATTCAGAAATATATATAGTAGATCAGCCAAAGTAGTAGGTACCTTTAAGATCCAGATACTTCAAACTTGGTCCCCTTGAGGAGAAAGCTGCAACCCTGGGAGACATCACTCTACTTCCTACGATATTGTAAGCTGGGCTTATCAAGGCCGTCAGAGAAGATGTGTCACTGTTGATCTCAAACGATATATATTAGCTTAATTTGAATAGAATAATTGACTACAAATTAAATGTTTGATAAAGGAAACTGATTCAGTATAGAGAACACACCTTAACTCTATATATTCCATTATTTGTAGCAATACGTCATTGTCTACAAGGAGATAGATAAATCTCCCATAATCTTGGAGCAAGCTGATTGGGGACCGAGCAAAGATAACACCTTCTGCCTGAGCTTCTCTCAAGCTATTCACTACTTGGGAGAAGCTTCCATAGGCAACAACAACACCAGAAGGAATGTCTCCAGGAGCAACTAAAGAATCAGCGCACACTACAATCTTTCCTGCTATATTTGTGGAATTTAGCTCATCTGTTGAACAACTGCAGCAGATAGGATGCGTACATGCAAGTACATTTAATATGCCTTTTTCCAAACACTTAAATGAAAATAATAGGAAACGAAATGAGTACTAAAGTACCTTTCAATTCGAATTAATTCTGTCGAATTAGATCCATCATCGGATGCATGATAGAATGACTGACCCTGCCATAGTAATATAATCAAATTAATTAGTAAGAAACTGATTGTGTTAGAAGTTAAAAATTTATGTGCCCATGGAAGCTCTTACCACCAACTTTTGATTGTTTCCGAGCGTGATAATCGTAGGAAAAGAGCGGTTGATTGTGCTGTCGACTGTAATCACCCATGGAAGCTCATTGCTAATGGTTTGAGGAAGCGGACCATCATTGCCCGCTGAGAAGATCACTGTTATCCCCTTTGCTACAGCATGTATTGTGACAAAACTTTGGAAAAATCTACCACCGAGTGAAAGTGACAAGATGTCGACACCATCATGCACGGCATCATCGATAGCCTTGAGCACGGCAGCATCTGAACCTCTAACAAGGCGACCCCATAACACCTTGTATGCAGTTCAACACCTTGTATGCCCCAACTTCGTGTTGTATGCAGTTCAACACTACCACTTACCTTTATACTAATCACTTCCGGTAATTCTACATGAAAAATGTTTTCAATTGAACTGATTCTGGTTAAAGATCAAATAAGCATATGCCTTGTGCTAATATTTTTAAATGGAAGCTGTCTATTTTAGTATCTCTCATTTGTAGAGCTTGGGAATCTGTAAGCATGGCTGCAAAGCCTGTCTATAACTGTAAACAATTGAGCTCAGAACTACTTCCTTACTGGAAAATTTTTCACTCATCAATTGGATTTATTATCTTTGTTGTAACTTTATTAGCAAATAAAGGtaataaaaagatttaaaaaattaaaaaaacagtaAGACAGGAGTAAGTATTTACCTTCCAAGTAAAGAAGACAACAAGTTATGGTGTGATGCGGTAACAAGATTTGGATCTTCGTGCCGCCTCTCTCCAAGGTATACAATATATAACTGAAAATTTTAAGCAAGCACAAACATATTTTCTTATTTCAATTGTCGTCTTTTTTATCTAATTAAATACTTTAATTATATGtgtacatatatatgtatatagacaTATAGGGAAATAAAGAAAAGGCTGTAGGACTCTAACTTTTGCCGATGGTTGACTTCCATTTGCTATCATCTGTAAGGAGTTGAAAGTGAAGAGAAGCAGAAGGGAGGAAACTAGCTAGAAGATGCTGTGAATCCATCTCGATTTAGATTTGGAGAAAACTCATTGTTTTGGCTCTATTTATAATCAAAGATTGCGAATAATGTAGAGGTTGAATTTGATATAGTCAATCTTAATAGATGGACAGAGCTGAAATTGTCTCACCTACTCTCCAGTTTGGACAAGTTCaaggattttatatatatataaattacgtCTTAATTTGATCATGTTATGATGAGTGTATTCTAACAATTATGTTAAATTAGGTTGGATCTCAATTTGAAATTCACAATTAGATGAATACGAGTATTAAGTTTGGACGAGGCCTACTGAAACTTGTTTCGTTTACCCGAGGTGGTCGAACTTAGTCGAGGTGAGCATTGAGTTCGCCCAAGGTTTGTCAGAGTCGGTTGAGAAAGATCAAAATAAAaagttcaaaaattaaattaaaaattatatcatattttgaGTGAATATTTTTAGAAGCTCTTTCACATCGGCAGGCAGAATTTTATATCCGGTGATTTCACTTTAGGTTAATTATAAGATTTAGGATATTTAAGTAGTGAGATATTTAACTGATGATGTAGATATAAAATCATAAATATTTCttctaaatatttaatattattatggATATTCTTAGGAATAATGGAATTGGCTtgtgaattattttttaattaatacatTTATCACACGAGTCACTCCGCTAATCCCATTAATTCAAGGATAAATATGCAGGAGATAAGTACCACATGCTTTTATTGTCCTTCCAGTaatattttaattcaaaatttaccGAAGAATCTAGCTATCTTGATTGCTTATTGAACAAtaggaaacaaataaaaaaaaaaagcattataataaaattttcagaAGCATTTCATAAGAATACTAAAACACATGTCCTTTAACAACAAAGTAATAAAATGGCTTTCCAATACCTTGAAAATATTTATGCACATTCATACTTCTTTTCCAAGTCacatttttctttaaatttgaTAACTATTAGATGTGAACGTACAAGTCAACACCTGTtcagaataattttttttcaacatcTTTGAATACATTAAAATAGGAACTTTCACAAGCCTTGAGCTATGTATATCTTTTACACTGTAATTGTAGGATCAAGTGAATAACACAGCCTGTCTAGAGAATGAGACCACACACACATCAAACCCCCGGATTAGTTGTAAGAGAGTTATAATTAAGTGGGATCCTGATGCTGAAACACGAACAAAATAGATATGCAATCTCTTCCCAAAACAAAAGAATATGAATAAAGATCCCCCACATTCTGAGCCCCACAAATATTAAGAACAACAAATGTAATTGCCTTTGTAGACTTCCAAAGTCTCTTCAGGCTCTGATGTCGAGATCATTCGAAATTAATCCATTGTGACCCTTGTTGGCGGCATCTGAAAGTGCCTTTAGCCTTCACAGGTACAATGCAAAAGAAGGCGCTGCTTACCTTTTAAGTTTCCTCCTTGACTGATGTTAAAACTTTTTTTATGCGTAGTACATGTACAAGCTGTTTGCAGCAGCGCAGGCTATTAAGTTTTCAGTTGGGTGCCATGCTAAGTGAAGTAATTTGATTGCGGAATCGAATGAGTTCCCGTTGGCATCGATGTTGGGGCTTTCTGCGCCTGTCGTGGGCCATTGGAAAATCAGAAGTTATGATTCTAATGCCTAGTAACAAAAGTTGGATGCCTAGGAACAGTAGTAGCTTTTTGCATGACTGACCTCGTCGGACGACGCGTGTCAAGCTGCTAAGAGATCTGGAAGCTCTTGTTGGGTTTTGCACTTGTTTCCTACACATAAAGAGTGAGAAAGATATATTAGGCCATCAGAATGGGTTTTTCTCTCTAAACGAACACCAAAAAGAAAGCCCGTGATACAAGGAAAAGGAAGCAAGTCAAAGCACCTACTGTAGCATAGATACCTGAAAAATTGCAATATTGCAGATATTTCAGCAGTAGTTTCTTGGATTTAGATGCAACAATACTATCACGTTACAGAATATTAGTGGTACGTTATAGTCATAGCTTGGGATAGGACACTTGATGAAATGTCTATCAAATCTCACTCTGTTAGAAAAAGGTACCAAAAGTGTAAATGCTTATAAAATGAAGATGTATGATGGTGGTTTTATAAACTGAGGAAttatgcattatatatattaaGTGTTTGACGTTATGTACTTTTTTGTTGTTTTTCCCAAACCTGAGGCAGCCTTCAATAGGGAACAAGGCATAAGTTCATGTGCCACAGCCAAAGGTTTCACAAAATCCAAATTTTGTTGACCCTAAAATTTTCCTGCTCCATTATTCAATCTGGTCAAGTCAAATAACAAGTGCTTGTAATATTATTTAAAGCTAGCTAATGCAGCTCGAAAACACAATCTCACACAATTTCATAGAGGGAATTTTTCATAAATCAAAGAATTTGGATCCAAACCCTTTTATGAAATAAACAATATGACCAGGTCTTCTGAGAAGAGACCTAACTTAccctaaaaatataataatttttaaaacttagacaagttttaaaaattaaaaaaaaaaagttcaaaacAAAGAATTTAGCCCCATGTCGAACTGCATCACTAGTTATCTACCTTACAAAATGTTGTGCAGTATTTAGTGAACAAAAGACTCGCATTTCCTCTCTTTCAAATAATCATATATGAGATGTTTTCTCCAACATTTAAAATTAGTTGTGATTTTTCTCAATATCAGgacaagaaaataaataaagtgAGTATCAAACCTCATTCATGATTGACTACTATTAAAAACTGCAATGAGAGCTTTACCTCGTTGGATTTTTACTGGCTTCTAAAGTTGTTGCTTCGTTACTTCCAGGAACACAGCCAAATACACGGAAAAGGTTACTGCAGACGAACAATGCACATCATTAACTTACAGGACTAAAATgctctaaaataaaaaaattcttaaatcaAGCTCAGCTCGTTTATTAGAAGGTACCTGTAAGAACCAGTTGCTACCCGGAACCCATCTCCACTAAGACCACACTCAaatttatcaaaaattgaatcattcTCGTATAAATCACATAACTGCATCGACAAGAACCAAAATTGCAATGAACCATGCAACAACCTATTCCTACatttatttaaaagagagagagcaGATAAACCACCCTAGGCCTCAAATACTCATGAACTTGAAAGGTTGCAACTGGAGTTGAATCCATGTTTATATCCCAAAGCTGTAAAACCATAAGGGAAAAAAAGGGAGTTGGAGTGAGAGAAAAACAAAAAATAGTTTACTACTAATATTGGAGGTAAGAGAAAAACAAAAGATATTTACTACTAACATTTCATTAGTTGAACCAAAGACTAGAAATTGATAATTAATTGAAGAGCAAATGGAAGAGAAGAAACAATGACAAGGAAAATTTCAGACAAGGAAATCACTGGACATACTACCATAGCACAAAGTACTTGCAACAACTAGAAGCACATAATTCTTGGTCACTTTAGCATTGTTTCTGGCTCTGGTAGTCATCATACTAGATAGGGAGCTACAACATCTCTATGCTTTCTTAATCCAGCTACTTTTAAAATCAATTGTTAAGCTTATGCTGATATTCAACATCATGAAACCAATGTATTAGTGTATCAAGAATTACCCCTAAATGCACAGGGAATTGTAGATAGTTTTTTGTTACGTAAAATTCAGTCACAGGTCAACCAAAATGATTCCATTTGAAAGTCTCATATATTAATTCTAGGATTAGGTGATCGTATGGCTGTCTTATTGCCAACAATGGATATTACAGTTGCAAAGGAGGGTAGAACGATTTTCATGTTGTTTCCTTGTGAGGAGACAAACATGTAAATTCTCTTTCCCACCACTTCCATGGAGGGAGAGAGGGAAAGATTCTTTagttagttaaattaattttttaaacttaaacaaaataaaattaggtagataataaaaaaatataattgttgTATAAAATAGTTGGCttggtgagatggaaaatcattCCCTTTCCCTCTTTCCATTCCTACTCAAAGGAACAGAGGGAAATGGTTCCTCCTGTGCTTCCTATCATGCGAGTTTCTCTTTGTGTTTTTTTCCACTGTTAAGTCACAAGGCGGTAGAGAAGTATATCATATAGTTGATTTTCAGTCATTCTCATATAGTTGACTCCAATTAATTGCAGGTTTTCAATTTCTGGCATTTATCtattagaaaaaaaaggctaTATCTACTTAACATCTAGATTGACTCATCATGTGCACTGTTCTTTTGATCTGGAATATTGGAACACAGAAACTCTAGCACCATTTCGAATTTGGTAGCGATCTAACATCTGATGATTGTTGTCATATGTGTTTCAAGCACAATGGATTCCTCACCAGAAGACAGATCAGTACTGCATGGATGAGCACCACTGCTTACTTTTTAAGCGAGATTTTAAAGCATGGTTGCATTAACACCACTTATTTTTAAACCAGATGACCCTCTCATAAAATATGATGTTAGTAGAACAGATGAACAAACGCCCCCTCCCcccttaaaaaaaaatctacaagAAATAGAGGGCAAGAACCTTGAGTGTCATATAATCACGACTTAGGATGTGTCTTCCATCCTTTGCAAATTTGACATCTGTAATAGAGGCAATGATCTCAGTGAAAAAAGACCTTGAACCAGGTGCCTCACGATTCTCAAACCTGTAAAGAAGAATGTCACAATAGCTAATATAAAATGTATGTAACTAGGGAATAAATCTAGATCAATAAAAAAAACATTGAGCTTGAAACAAGATAGGGAATTTACTTACAGCATAGAATGGTTATCACATAATGCTGATTGACGCAAGTCTATAAGCCGGATAGAGCCCTTTGAACTACTATATGCTAACATATTACAATGGACTGGGTGGAATTCAGCACAAGTTATAACCTCTGAAATGTAATAGGATGTGGATTTAGTGTTATAAAGAATAATGGCTGCTAGAACAAATAGAAGCTAAAAGTAAATAGAGAATGATGAATGGAATCCGCCAAACATGTATCATAATATATGTTCAAGAACTAGCCAGAAGACAAGTTCACTGAATTTATGaccaaaacaaaaatgaaaaattagaTAATAAAAGGTTGAAAATATCAACAAAAAAAAGTAGGGTTAAGAAAATATAAGGTTGAAATACCAGAAAAAATGTAGGGAGTAGTCAGACAAATTCATAAACTTAAGACTTGGCTGAAAGAGAACTGCAACAAAAATTTTGTAAATGACAATGGCATGGAGCAGGACAATTATCCTTGGAAAAACGAACAGAGAAAGGGGTTATGCAAATTGGCCAGCATCAGGCATGCAAAAGTGCTAGATTGTGCTTTAAAAGGAAAGTAGTTTCATTTAGTCATAGCCCCTTTATCTATACAGAAAACTATTTTGAGAATGACATTTTAAGTCATGGGTACTTGCAAGTATAGAGTAAATACCTGCCAAATCTTCCATATTTGCGGGTTTGACATCGGCAATATTAAAACTCTGACTGCTAATCTCCAAATTCCATAAATTTATTCGAAGATCATCTGCTGATATAAATGTCTCACCGTCACTGTCAATAAAAAATTGTCAAGAAGTtcagaaaaaataatattaaatataattgaCAAACGAACACACACACATTAGACAATAACATTAATGCTACTGTGACCAAGAGGTTTCAACATCAGAGTATGTGCAATAATGCAATACTACAAATAGGCAAAAGTACTCATAAGGATCATTAGCGGAGAACAAAAACATAAatcatttgttttaaattttaaggaTGAACCGTCAGATCTTATCCTACAACTGAGCTCCAGGTACAGCCATTAGATTTTAACAATTCAAAGTGGATTTCCTTTAATTAGGCTGGATAATTTATTCTGTAATGCACAACCTCTTACAAAATTTTACCTCTAACTTATTTAACTAGAAAATGTGTTTGTCAGACTTATGGTAGTACATCAATTTTGAAAAGGCACATATGAACTGAAATAGGGTAAATGTTTTTGAATCATTCAGCAATGGAATATATTGCTAATTTATACACAAACTTTTTTCAATGCAATTCATACATGAACTTTGAAGTTGTTTAATTTTCAATATCCCATCAAATTAAACTAACAGAGAATGATAGAAAGGTAGCAAGAATACTCTATTAGCAATTTTAAACATTGAAATCCAATTTTCAGGTCAACCTGTATTTCCTCCTTTTCACTGTGCTTCTCACTTTTTTCTCTTTCtcccttctttttcttcctcttattTCCCTTCCTATGTAACTGTTTTTTTCATGACTCGGACAAGAGGAATCACTACTCAAAATGGCACTCCTACCCCATGTTTGTGTGGCCCAAGTGTAGCACTATTGCCTTGGACCAGCACTCTTAGAGCTGTGTTGCTTCTAGCAGCAGGTCTCTTCTGAATTGGGCCAGCGACAAAAGCGGTAAGAAAAGGAGGGAGGTAGTAAGAGAAGAGGATGAAATGAGAGAAAAGAGAAgggaaaatatttagaaataactTTTCCTTGGAAACATTTAGTTGAGCAACATTTCCATCAATTTGACATAATGATACCTAAGGTTTTAATAGAATTTTAAAGATTGGATCTATGTTCAATGGATTGCCGCATTAAGATTACCGCCTACAAAGTTCATTTGAGATTTCCAGATGTCCACAAAAAAATTAGGAGCATTATCCTATGTATAAAATGGATTCTATAATAGGTCACAATCCCAATCAACTTCCTTGGCCCAATGCCAACTTAACTAGACACAGCGATATAAAACGATCTAGAGAAGTGCATGTATGTGATTGTAATGATAAAAATAGTTCCTGTATGTGTATGGCACGGCAACAGAACCATACTTCATGTACAATTGAAAGCATTTAAATGATATATTCAAAGATAAGTTGGATTATTCCATGCACAAAATTACAATTCAAAGAAATCCAAACACAGAAGAAAAGGAGTAGATTAAGCAACTGTTATACTAATAATTGGATATGAATGAACCTGTTATTTGAAATAGAGTTTATGTGGTAATCATGAGCATGAGCGTATATTCTTCGACATCTTGCCACAAGGCTCTTCTCGTGGCTACTTACCTACACATTAGAAATAAGAAATTGCTGAGAATAAGTCAATTCCATCAAATACAGAAACTCATTCAAAATTTCCTGGCTTCAGAAGTGTATTTTAATCACAGATGCAGCCTTGAAACAGGTCATGTTAAAATAACTTAACAGAACAACAAATAATACACATAATTAAATAAGAGAATTATCAAGGGCAAATATATTTGCATATTATGATTCACTCCATATTAATAAGCTACATTTAGTTTACAGGGTAGTA from Zingiber officinale cultivar Zhangliang chromosome 6B, Zo_v1.1, whole genome shotgun sequence carries:
- the LOC121991436 gene encoding subtilisin-like protease SBT3.9, which translates into the protein MDSQHLLASFLPSASLHFQLLTDDSKWKSTIGKKLPEVISIKVLWGRLVRGSDAAVLKAIDDAVHDGVDILSLSLGGRFFQSFVTIHAVAKGITVIFSAGNDGPLPQTISNELPWVITVDSTINRSFPTIITLGNNQKLVGQSFYHASDDGSNSTELIRIESCSTDELNSTNIAGKIVVCADSLVAPGDIPSGVVVAYGSFSQVVNSLREAQAEGVIFARSPISLLQDYGRFIYLLVDNDVLLQIMEYIELRCVLYTESVSFIKHLICSQLFYSN
- the LOC121989141 gene encoding serine/threonine protein phosphatase 2A 55 kDa regulatory subunit B beta isoform-like isoform X2 yields the protein MNGNGGEEGGPAVASSSNPPTLDWKFSQVFGERMAGEDVQEVDIISAIEFDKSGDHLATGDRGGRVVLFERTDARNHGSRKDLEAQDYQISRHAEFRYKTEFQSHEPEFDYLKSLEIEEKINKIRWCQTANGALSLLSTNDKTIKYWKVQEKKVKQIAEMNLDASQVVGNGCSGRSTTNSPSPSLPNGCSGSTFNFLSNDLSFPPGGYPSLRLPVVSSHEKSLVARCRRIYAHAHDYHINSISNNSDGETFISADDLRINLWNLEISSQSFNIADVKPANMEDLAEVITCAEFHPVHCNMLAYSSSKGSIRLIDLRQSALCDNHSMLFENREAPGSRSFFTEIIASITDVKFAKDGRHILSRDYMTLKLWDINMDSTPVATFQVHEYLRPRLCDLYENDSIFDKFECGLSGDGFRVATGSYSNLFRVFGCVPGSNEATTLEASKNPTRKQVQNPTRASRSLSSLTRVVRRGAESPNIDANGNSFDSAIKLLHLAWHPTENLIACAAANSLYMYYA
- the LOC121989141 gene encoding serine/threonine protein phosphatase 2A 55 kDa regulatory subunit B beta isoform-like isoform X1, with protein sequence MNGNGGEEGGPAVASSSNPPTLDWKFSQVFGERMAGEDVQEVDIISAIEFDKSGDHLATGDRGGRVVLFERTDARNHGSRKDLEAQDYQISRHAEFRYKTEFQSHEPEFDYLKSLEIEEKINKIRWCQTANGALSLLSTNDKTIKYWKVQEKKVKQIAEMNLDASQVVGNGCSGRSTTNSPSPSLPNGCSGSTFNFLSNDLSFPPGGYPSLRLPVVVVSSHEKSLVARCRRIYAHAHDYHINSISNNSDGETFISADDLRINLWNLEISSQSFNIADVKPANMEDLAEVITCAEFHPVHCNMLAYSSSKGSIRLIDLRQSALCDNHSMLFENREAPGSRSFFTEIIASITDVKFAKDGRHILSRDYMTLKLWDINMDSTPVATFQVHEYLRPRLCDLYENDSIFDKFECGLSGDGFRVATGSYSNLFRVFGCVPGSNEATTLEASKNPTRKQVQNPTRASRSLSSLTRVVRRGAESPNIDANGNSFDSAIKLLHLAWHPTENLIACAAANSLYMYYA